A stretch of DNA from Syngnathus acus chromosome 1, fSynAcu1.2, whole genome shotgun sequence:
AACAGTTCATTAGTTGAGGAAAAGCACAGATGAAATAGTTTGTCAGGTTGTGAGCGAAGAAATGCGatgaaggaaaaagaaaaaagaagggcCTCCAGTAGCCACTTTGGAGACGTTTGCTGAACGTTCCGCTAGCTACTCACGCTGACATCTTGACGGCTGCAGCGGGCTTCTTCAATTGGACACAAAGGCGCCACATTTCACTCGCCAGCGTCGTCGTTCCGCGCGATCTTGGACAAATCTCCAAAGGAGGCGGTCGCCGAGCCTCGCTTCGCCGCTTTGGCCTGAAGGCAAAAAGCAAGCGAAACAGAAAGAGACAACGTGGTCACCAGTCCATGCTGAGGAAAGGTGTGCCATGACTCACTCACCTGAGAGCGGTGAGGCTTCCAGCCAATCATGTAGAGGACGTCAAAGGTGGCCGGGACCGAGCCGTCCTCCTCTCCGTACATTTctgccgcacacacacacgcacaaacaaagTTGGACACGGACAGCGTGCGTGCGCTATCCGGGCCGATCCCTTCcatccgcccgcccgccacggACCTTGGTAaacagccgccgccgccaaaaTGGTGTCTCGACGCAACATGGAGCGGCGGTTCCAAGCGCAGTTGCTCTCGCCCATACCTCAACGACACGTCGGGTGCGTGTCAAGCAGGTGACGCGGCCAAGGCAACGTGGCTTACCTTGCAAGTCCATCATCACCTCCACCACGCTGGGATAATTCACCTGCACCTCGTCAGTGTCCTGAGAAGTACAAAGCTTGGGGATTTGCCCCTTGACACGGACTGACACGAGCCTGTTCAATCATGAGTGAAAGGTCACCACGGTGAGCAGGTTGAAGCCAGCCCGTCCCAGCAGGTTGCCCAGGTCGGCGACGGCGGCGTAGGGCGAGACGCGCGGCGACAATCCTCCCTCTCGCTCCGTCTCGGCCAGCTGCAGCGAGCAGCGCAGCTGGTACAAGGTCTGGCCGCCGGCCATGGCGCCGATGAACGCGCCGTCGGGCTTCAGGACGCCGTGGATCTGAAGCGGACCGGGCCAGAGCACGCAAAGTTGGAAAAAGCCTCCCTCCGgtggcaaaatggcaaaaCCACAGCCACAACTTTAGCCATCAaaaggaggaaggaaggaaggcaggccggcacttccttccttccttcaaaTATTCAGGCGACTGACCTGGCCGAGCGCGGCGGGCAGGTCGTTGACCCAGTGCAGGCTGCCAGGGGGGACACAAAGCCAAAGTCAGCGGcgccgaccgaccgaccgaccgaccagAGGGCCCGTCCGTCCTCGGCGGCTCGTCACCTCATGCTGCTGAGCACCAGGTGGAAGGAATTCTCCCGGAAAGGAAGGAACTCCTCGTCGGCAGCCAGCGCGTGACAGCGCATGTCGCTGCCCGCGTTCTGCCTCTGGAGACAAACGCGCGCACGGGAGGTGACGCAACGGCCGCAACTCCTCAAACTACAAGTCGGCGACGTACCAGGGCGCTCTGGGAGATGTCCGTCAAAAGCAAATGCTCCACCGTCTCCTAAAGCACAAGCGGCCGTCAAAAGCAGGACACTGGCGCCAAAGCGCACTCGTGCACGCCGTCGTCCCCTTGCCGcaacttctttttattttggggggaatcGATATTTAAATGTCAACGAGTCGTGGAACCATCGCCTACCTTGCTTAAATGTTGCGCAACGTAGCCTCGTCCGGCGCCGATCTCCAAGGCCAGCGGGAAGGTCCTGCGAGGACCAGCAGGCAACAAAAAAGGTCACTCGTGTGTGCACGCGCGGATGGTTGGTCTCACGGCGGCGGGAAGTCACCTGGCCACGTCGTACACGCGATCCGCCACTCGAGCGCCGACCTGCACGCACACAATAGCAATCCAACGTCAAGCATCAGTCAACGATCAGGAAGCGCAACAAGGTGCTGAAAGCAAAAATATGTTGGGGCAATTTAACGATGACTGCGGCTTTTTGGAAACGAGGTCGTATTTTGAGGACGTCTTTTCAGGTAACGTTTCGGGAGCATTTGAGTAGGTAAGTAGATTACAGAGAAGCAACTTGTGGAGGTGTTGCGTCACTAACTTGCTTGCTTGGCATGCTTTCCCGGTCATTTCAGCGCTTTTGGCAAGTTGGCCGAGCACTTGTCGCGAACATGCTTTAagaaacgcacgcacgcgcccATTCTTTTCCTCCTTCAATTTGGTGAGCAGTCTGAGCGGCTGCGCGCGCATATTGGAGGCACATACTGTTCCGGGGCTGGCCATAGGCCCCAACGTATATGCAATTTGGTGCAATATTCCGCGGCCTGCGGCCGACCCCTGCCGCGCTCACCTCTTCTCTGAGGTAGTCGTACTTGTGGGAGTCGCGGACTGCGTTCGCCCACTCCTTCTGCCTCTTCTTCATGCTTCGGTCGAACACGTTGGCGggtccgccgccgccgccgcccccggGGTACGACGACCCCAGGCGGCACTCGAGCACCCAGCAGCGGGTCCAGCGCGAGGCTGACACCCGCAGGAGTCTCCCACAAGCTCCGCCGCCGATCATCGCGAGCTTCCCGGCCTGCGCGCCACACTGCTTCCGGGTCGGGGTGACCTCCGGCGGCGCGGACAGTGCTTGCGCGCGCGCGAGCAACCCGTCGTGCCACATGGGGGCCATCTTGGGAGGGGCAACGCGTGAACATCGCAAGGACGTCGTTCATTTCTCGACCCGTTTTTGCGAGGTTTACTGCGCAATCGTTTGAAGGTTTGAGTTAAGATATGAATGTAGTAGTAGTCAGGACTACTATTCCCAGCGAGGTCCCTCATCTCAATTGTATGACGCTGTGCGCAAAGTGTACGCCTCCCACCGTGCCGACATGCTTCTTTTTCCCACCAGGGGGCGCTGAAAGCGGCTCAGGCGCCCGCCGTCGCCACAACGACCGCAAGCAAACAGGTTGAGCCCGGCCGCGCGTTTCTTTCGCTCGCCCTGATCTCACAAGGCCTAAAGCACACAAAGTGACATCACGGTCACATAACGCAGGCGCCCAAACCAACACGCTCGCTCCGTGACTACACTGTTAgaacaggcaggcaggcaggcacatgGGCTTGATTAGCTCGGTAGCTTGAGCGATGCCGTTCTATCGCTGTTCTCTTGCTTCATTGGCTTTCTCTTCTCGCTCTCAGTTAAGACTACAAGGTCACACATGATCTATCACACAGCTAGGCTAGGCAGAGTAGTAGTAGAAGAGCAGGAACCATGGTGGTGGCACTTGAACCTTCTTGCGCAATCTCACAGAGAAGGCTCCATAGCTGTGTATCCATCTTTGAAATAGTTCAACTGTGAAGGCTGCCTCTTGGTAATTACTGTCAGCATACAagcattaaagataaagaactGGGAATAGATCGAACAACACCATCGGAGTGGTAAGGTTCTTTTTATTGGCTGAGCGCCCGCTGCGATCGGTGCTGTTGGAAAAGGTACAAAGAGAAcgtggagaaaaacaacaacaacaagtcGGCAGGGTAACGAGAAGAAGGCTTTTAAGAGTCCCGCTCCTTCACCTCGACGTCTCCGGCCAGGATGGTGGCGATCTCGCCCCGCATGAAGGCCCAGGGCAGGTTGGAGACGGCCAGAGGGCAGCGCCCCCCGCTGGGGCAGTACACCTCCCCGCCGGCGCCCTGCGTCTTGATGCTGGCACGGGAACACGGAAAGCAAAACTTGTGCGACGCCACAGACGGGCACTGAACAAAATGCGTGTCCTCCAGCCGCTCCCGGCACAGCGTGCAGCCGAGCGGGACGCCCGGCGACCGCCCGAGCGGGGCGGCGCCTTCGGGTACGCCGGCGTTGATGAACGCGCCGACGGGTGACTGAGCGTGCGGTGGCACGGCCGCCTCAGGGGGGGAGAGTGCAGACGAGAAGCCGGCCGTCTTAAGCGCCTCGTCGGGCCACGGCAACCACGGCGGGCCCTCCGCCACGTTGCACTTGGGTGCCGAGCCTTGGCCGTCTGGCTCGGGCGACGCCTTCCTCTTGGTGCCCCGCGGGGGCTTGGCCCGCTCTGAaagacaacacgagaaaaatCAGAAGACTTGACGCAATATTTTCAACTCTTTCAACAAATGGTGGCTGCCTTGCAGAGACATTTTTGAAGCCATGTTGCCCTTCCTTCCCATCAACCCCAAATAAAATACGCAGGCTAGAGGAAATTTGAAATGCCGACCAGACTGGCAGTCGGTCAAACAACCGTCgtcagagagagcgagcgagcgagcgagcgctcgCGCACTTTCCGTTTCCGCTTTGTCTGGCGTGCCTGATCCGTGCGTTTGGACCCAGTGTGGATgttcaaaagaaacaaatgttgGTTCCTTCAAGCAGGAGGTGGCGAAGAAAGACTCAAGTGAAGTTTATGAAAACCCTGTTGATAAAACAAGAATCGTCAAGAACGGACGACGGTGGAATCGACAGCACAATCATTTATCGGCTGATCGGAAGGAATCGATGAGCAGACGCTCCGTTGTAAAATCGTTACTGGCCTCAAAAAGCGAGCCTAGGGGCAAATGCTTAAGACATGACGGCAGCGGTCCTCCGGTTGTCATGACGTCACCACACCTGTCTTGGAGGCGGCGGCCACGTGCTCCTTCGCGAACCTGCCCTCGATCGCGTGCACGGCCACGAGCTCGCGCGCGCTTCTGCCCTTGTCCGCTACCATGTTGTCCTGCAGACGCTGGTGGCCGACGTTGACGGGGCTCTGGCGCTTCAGCTCGGGCGGCTCGTCGGCTTTGGGGAATCCGTTGACGAGCCTAGCCGCGGCCGTCGTCGCACTCGACGTCTGGTACTCCGGGCCGAGGCGAGGCGGTGGCGGCCCGTCGGTTAGCGGACAGCGGGAGGAGGCGAGCTCCCCCCCGGCCGGGTACTGGAGCTCCTTGACGGTGGGCGGCGTCGGTTTTCCCCCTCGTCCCTCGTGGAGGCCGTGGGCCCGCTTGAGGAAGCGGGCGGCGTCGATGACCGACTCGACGCGGTCGGCTCCCTCGTAGTTGACGCAGCCTCGGCACACGGCCTCGCTGAAGTCCCAGATGACGGCCCACGGCATACGGGGCAGGTCGCACAGGAAGCACGACTGGCGCCTGGCGGCCGCAGTCATTGTGCGTTGGGCTGGCgggctgactgactgactggctagctggctggctggctagctagctagagGCGCCGCTCGCGGTTGGACAGGCAGGCACGGACGGCGACAGGGAGCCGCCGCGAACGCACGCAAAATGTCGACGTCGCCGTTATGTCGTCAGAAACCAGCCGCCCGCCATTATGT
This window harbors:
- the ndufaf5 gene encoding arginine-hydroxylase NDUFAF5, mitochondrial, giving the protein MAPMWHDGLLARAQALSAPPEVTPTRKQCGAQAGKLAMIGGGACGRLLRVSASRWTRCWVLECRLGSSYPGGGGGGGPANVFDRSMKKRQKEWANAVRDSHKYDYLREEVGARVADRVYDVARTFPLALEIGAGRGYVAQHLSKETVEHLLLTDISQSALRQNAGSDMRCHALAADEEFLPFRENSFHLVLSSMSLHWVNDLPAALGQIHGVLKPDGAFIGAMAGGQTLYQLRCSLQLAETEREGGLSPRVSPYAAVADLGNLLGRAGFNLLTVDTDEVQVNYPSVVEVMMDLQGMGESNCAWNRRSMLRRDTILAAAAVYQEMYGEEDGSVPATFDVLYMIGWKPHRSQAKAAKRGSATASFGDLSKIARNDDAGE
- the LOC119121226 gene encoding interferon regulatory factor 2-binding protein 2-like: MTAAARRQSCFLCDLPRMPWAVIWDFSEAVCRGCVNYEGADRVESVIDAARFLKRAHGLHEGRGGKPTPPTVKELQYPAGGELASSRCPLTDGPPPPRLGPEYQTSSATTAAARLVNGFPKADEPPELKRQSPVNVGHQRLQDNMVADKGRSARELVAVHAIEGRFAKEHVAAASKTERAKPPRGTKRKASPEPDGQGSAPKCNVAEGPPWLPWPDEALKTAGFSSALSPPEAAVPPHAQSPVGAFINAGVPEGAAPLGRSPGVPLGCTLCRERLEDTHFVQCPSVASHKFCFPCSRASIKTQGAGGEVYCPSGGRCPLAVSNLPWAFMRGEIATILAGDVEVKERDS